AGTGCGAGAGATTCGGTCTCGGGCTCGTGCCGGCGGTACGGACGGACTGAGCAGCGCGGATATCGATCGGGAGATCACGGAGGTGCGCCGCTCGCGGACGCGCAAAGACGGCACTTGAGCGACGCTCCGGTCTGGGTGCTGGACACGAACGTCCTGGTTTCCGGCCTCCTGTCGCCATTCGGGCCGCCTGGGCGTCTCGTCGATGCACTGCTCGCCAGGAACCTCACGATTGCAGTCGACGATCGCATCGAGGCCGAGTACCGCGACGTCCTCGCACGGCCCAAACTTCTCATACCTGCAGTCCGGCGCGCCGCGGTTCAGGCAATCTTCGGATTTCAAGCACACGTAACCGCGCTTCCGTGGTCCGGTTCGCCACTACCCGACCCGGATGACACGATGTTCCTGGAGGTAGCGCTTCAGACCTCCGCGCCGACGCTGGTTACGGGGAATCCGAGCCACTTCCCGGCTACCTGTCGAGGGCCGGTGTTGGTGTGGTCACCGCGCGACGCCTGGGAACGGTTCATCGCCATAGGGGTGCCCGGCTCTCGAACCGGGCACTAGTCGTTGGAGCCGTTGGAGGGGGACTCGCCGACAGACTTCCTGGCTACAAATCCGTTGCCAACCGATCCGTAGTCACGTTGGCGGCGGACGGCGGAGGTCCGCCATGACGCTCCGCCGCCGTCAGAATCGCGCCCCGGTCAGTCGTGGTCGAGGGCGCGTTCGCCGTGGAAGGTGAGGTCGAGGCCGGCTTCCAGCTCGTCGGTTTCCGGCTTCAGGCGCTTGATGGCGCCGAGCACCTTGAGGATGAGCCAAGTCATGCCGAACGCGTACGCCATGCTGATCGCGGTGGCGGCCAGGTTGGCGAAGAACAGGCCCACGCCGCCGTACACCAGCCCGGCGGCACCGGTCTCCGGTGTCGCGAACATGCCGGTGAGAATCGAGCCGAGGATGCCGCCCACGCCGTGCACGGCCCACACGTCGAGCGCGTCGTCCCAGCCCATCTTCTCCTTGAAAATGACCGCGCCGTAGCACACCGCGCCGGCGAGCACGCCGATCAGCGCCGCCCAGCCGGGGGTCACGAAGCCGGCGGCCGGGGTGATGGCGATCAGGCCGGCGATCGCGCCGGTGAGTGCGCCGATGATGCTCGGCTTGCCCTTGTGGCGCCATGACAGCAGCATCCAGGTGACCATCGCCGTCGACGCGGAGATGTCAGTGTTGATGAAGGCGACCGAGGCGATCTCATTGGGCGACAGCGCGCTGCCGCCGTTGAAACCGAACCAGCCGAACCACAGCAGCGCGGCGCCCAGCGCCACGAAGCGGATGTCGTGCGGAGCGGTGTGGGTGTGGCGCGCCCCCAGGACGCTGACGGTGGCCAGGGCGGCCATGCCGGCCGAGATGTGCACCACGGTGCCGCCGGCGAAGTCGAGCGCGCCCAGTTGGGCCAGAAGTCCCCCGCCCCATACCCAGTGCGCCAGCACCGAGTACACCAGCACGCTCCAGAGGCAGATGAAGATCAGGTAGCTGCTGAATCGGAACCGATCCACGAATGCGCCGGTGATCAGCGCCGGCGTGATGACCGCGAACATCATCTGGAACAGGAAGAAGGTCCAGGTCGGGATCGTGGTCCCGTCGAACACCTCGTCCACCGGGATCCGGAACAGCCAGTACTTGAGGTCGCCGATGATGCCGCCGACGGTGTCGCCGAACGCGAGCGAGAAGCCGATCACGATCCACACGGCGCTCACCAGGCCGAGCGCGATCAGGTTCTGGGCCATGATGGTGAGGGTGTTGTGGCGCCCGACCAGTCCGCCGTAGAAGAACGCAAGGCCCGGCGTCATCAGAAAGACGAGCGCCGAGCAGATAAGAACGAATCCGGTATCGACGAGGTTCATTACTTCTCCTGGACAGTTGACCGGCCACCTGATCGGCAGACCGGTAACTTATTGCTTATGATTGAGTAGCATCCGTCTGGTCAACCAGCCGGGACATGCTGGAACGCGTTGCGCGATTCGCGCGCGTTGCCGCCTAAGCTATTGAAACAGAGCGTGCGAGTCCATCCCGACCGGAGCTGAGAATGAACGAACACACCATGCCCTCCATCCACGATGCCGAACCTTGGCGCCCGCTGCCGTTCACGGCCGGGCGGGAAGCAAGCTGGTCGCGCGACGGTTTCAACCGCGACTGGCGCGACATCGGCGCCGGCGACGAGCTGCTGCTGGCGGACATTCGCGGATGCGGGTTCATCACCCGGCTCTGGTTCGCCATCGACACGGGAGTCGCCGCGTCGCGCGACCACCGCTTGAAGGTCTCCGATTCCCTGCTGCTGCGCAAGACCGTGCTGCGCATCTACTGGGACAGCGCCGACCATCCGAGCGTGGATGTCCCGGTCGGCGACTTCTTCGCGCTCGGCCATGGCGCGATGCGCAGCTTCAGCAGCGCCCTGGTCGAGGTCAGCGCCCACCCCGGCGAGGGCCGCGGCTCGCTCATCTCCTGGTTCCGGATGCCGTTCCTGAGCCGCGCCCGCGTGGTGCTGCGCAACGAGAGCGAGCAGGCGCTGCGCGCGTTCTGGCACGTCGACTACCAGCGTTGGGAGCGCCTGCCGGCGGACCTGTACCACTTCCACGCGAGCTGGCGCTGCGAGATGCCGTGCCCGGCGACGCCGTTCGAACCGGACGGCAAGGAAGGCCCCAACCTGACCGGCGACCACAATTACGTGATCCTGGACGCCACCGGCGAGGGCACCTACGTCGGCTGCCACCTGAGCGTGGACAACCATGCCGGCGGCTGGTGGGGCGAAGGCGACGACATGGTGTTCGTCGACGGCGAGCCGTTCCCCGGCTCCCTGCACGGCACCGGCCAGGAGGAGTACTTCGGCCAGGGCTGGGGGATGCAGGACGTGCAGTACACCTACTTCGGCACCTCGCTGTTCAACCAGGGCCACCGCGACTGGGAAGGCCGCTGGTCGATGTACCGCTGGCACGTCCCCGATCCCATTCCGTTCCGGCGCAGCATCCGCGTCACCCTGGAGCACGGCCACAACAACCACCGCGCCGACGACTACTCGTCCACCGCCTACTGGTACCAGAGAGGACCGCAGCCCGTCCCCCCACTCCCCACCGCCACCGACCGCCTGCCACGCAACCCCTGACCCTGCCGGCTCGCGAAGGCCGGCGTCTCGTCCGCCCCGTAACCGCCGGTGCCGCGTCCCGGTCTCCAGCACCGGCGCCACGCCGCGATTTCCGGCGCCGACGGCCTGCACGACCCACTGCGGAGGGGCGGAGGGGCACTGCATCGACGAACGCGCGACGCCTACCAGACCGCAACGCCGCAACGTGCACGGAAACGTCCGCAGACCGGCGCGGAACCTCGCGCACCCGCACACCGGGAAGACGCCGCAGCGGCGTCTCGGCGCCAGCACGCGCATTCCTCCGCCAGCCGTACCCCATACACACCCGGAGCGGCATCCGGAGCGCCTGGCTCGCCGGCTGGCGCCGCAATCGGTATGGTAGCGGCGCCATGTATGACCTGATGGGAAAGACCGCAGTCGTGACCGGCGCCAGCCGCGGCATCGGTTTGCACATCGCACGCGCGTTCGCAGTCGCCGGGGCGCGCGTGGCGGTTACCGGTCGCTCGTTGGCGCGCCTGCACCCGGCGGCGGCCACCATCGACGGCGAAACCCTGCCCGTGGTGTGCGACCAGGCAGACCCGCGCGCCGTCGAAGCGCTCGCTCGCACCGTGGAGGAGGCCTGGGGCGCGCCGGACATCCTGGTGAACAACGCCGGCGGCGGTGGAGGCGGCCCAGTGCAGAGCATGTCGCTGGAGGCGTGGCAGCAGGTGATAGCAGCCAACCTGACCGGCGTGTTCTACACCACGCGCTGCTTCCTGCCCGGCATGCTGCGCAAGGAGCGCGGCGACATCTTCATCATCAGTTCAATGAACGGCAAGAAGGCCGACCCCGGCACCGCCGCCTACTCGGCCAGCAAGTTCGGCCTGCACGGCTTCGCACAGGCGCTGCTGTACGACGTGCGCCGCTCCAACATCCGCGTGATGGTGATCAACCCCAGCCAGACCGACACCGGCGAAGACATCACTCCGCCGCACGGCCCGGGCGTCTTCATGCACGCCGCCGACATCGCCGCCACCATCGTTCACCTTGCCCGCCTCCCCGGCCGCACCCTGGTCCGCGACCTCGACATCTGGGGCACCAACCCCTTCCCACCGATGAACACATAGCGACCGTTCGGTCGTATATTTTGGGCACTCGACCAGCCCATGAGTGCCGCTCTTCGCCCCGCCCTTCACGGGTGGAAGTATCCCAGAACGCCCTACTGGCCCGACTCGCCGACCAAGGCACGTGACGGAGATACGCTGACCGACCCGGAGCGGTTCGTGGGGCGGGCGGTGGTGGTTACCGAGAAGCTGGACGGAAGCAACACGCTGTTGCATCGGGGCGACGTGTATGCACGCAGCGTTTCCGCTCCTGCGGCGGCGAAGTGGCTGGGGATGGTCAGGAAGCACCACGCATGGAAGGTTACCGAGCCTGACGTGTTTCTCTACGGCGAGGATATCTACGGCGTGCACAGCATCGAGTATGACCCGGTGCCGGAGGACAGGACGTTCTACGCGTTCGCGCTGCGGCTCGAGGATGGGTC
The sequence above is drawn from the Spirochaetaceae bacterium genome and encodes:
- a CDS encoding putative toxin-antitoxin system toxin component, PIN family, translated to MSDAPVWVLDTNVLVSGLLSPFGPPGRLVDALLARNLTIAVDDRIEAEYRDVLARPKLLIPAVRRAAVQAIFGFQAHVTALPWSGSPLPDPDDTMFLEVALQTSAPTLVTGNPSHFPATCRGPVLVWSPRDAWERFIAIGVPGSRTGH
- a CDS encoding ammonium transporter; its protein translation is MNLVDTGFVLICSALVFLMTPGLAFFYGGLVGRHNTLTIMAQNLIALGLVSAVWIVIGFSLAFGDTVGGIIGDLKYWLFRIPVDEVFDGTTIPTWTFFLFQMMFAVITPALITGAFVDRFRFSSYLIFICLWSVLVYSVLAHWVWGGGLLAQLGALDFAGGTVVHISAGMAALATVSVLGARHTHTAPHDIRFVALGAALLWFGWFGFNGGSALSPNEIASVAFINTDISASTAMVTWMLLSWRHKGKPSIIGALTGAIAGLIAITPAAGFVTPGWAALIGVLAGAVCYGAVIFKEKMGWDDALDVWAVHGVGGILGSILTGMFATPETGAAGLVYGGVGLFFANLAATAISMAYAFGMTWLILKVLGAIKRLKPETDELEAGLDLTFHGERALDHD
- a CDS encoding DUF2961 domain-containing protein encodes the protein MNEHTMPSIHDAEPWRPLPFTAGREASWSRDGFNRDWRDIGAGDELLLADIRGCGFITRLWFAIDTGVAASRDHRLKVSDSLLLRKTVLRIYWDSADHPSVDVPVGDFFALGHGAMRSFSSALVEVSAHPGEGRGSLISWFRMPFLSRARVVLRNESEQALRAFWHVDYQRWERLPADLYHFHASWRCEMPCPATPFEPDGKEGPNLTGDHNYVILDATGEGTYVGCHLSVDNHAGGWWGEGDDMVFVDGEPFPGSLHGTGQEEYFGQGWGMQDVQYTYFGTSLFNQGHRDWEGRWSMYRWHVPDPIPFRRSIRVTLEHGHNNHRADDYSSTAYWYQRGPQPVPPLPTATDRLPRNP
- a CDS encoding SDR family NAD(P)-dependent oxidoreductase, with protein sequence MGKTAVVTGASRGIGLHIARAFAVAGARVAVTGRSLARLHPAAATIDGETLPVVCDQADPRAVEALARTVEEAWGAPDILVNNAGGGGGGPVQSMSLEAWQQVIAANLTGVFYTTRCFLPGMLRKERGDIFIISSMNGKKADPGTAAYSASKFGLHGFAQALLYDVRRSNIRVMVINPSQTDTGEDITPPHGPGVFMHAADIAATIVHLARLPGRTLVRDLDIWGTNPFPPMNT
- a CDS encoding RNA ligase family protein, translated to MSAALRPALHGWKYPRTPYWPDSPTKARDGDTLTDPERFVGRAVVVTEKLDGSNTLLHRGDVYARSVSAPAAAKWLGMVRKHHAWKVTEPDVFLYGEDIYGVHSIEYDPVPEDRTFYAFALRLEDGSFGSFHEMTEYATTRAIPVVPVLFEGTFDSVRQVRDFVSQAHAQPSALGGEREGVVLHIAAGFPAADFQGNVCKSVRVGHVQSDEHWSKRWRACRIARR